From Gavia stellata isolate bGavSte3 chromosome 27, bGavSte3.hap2, whole genome shotgun sequence, one genomic window encodes:
- the FAAP20 gene encoding Fanconi anemia core complex-associated protein 20: MSQEGAAKLRLKPRKPPPACGREPSPGRESPRRRQTAADRCSWFEKDDLNECEKTWILLLKNISQDLQCTNWRTVPSFPEFFGKSSEEESLRKQEVFTIGTKDFQWVSFPSFCKEKHLNPKDLSFHQLTQSQADKLRSLPSTAEKTCCATITDQAKNMVGEDTKGISKLDASPKSRTLTQHTSSTHHLTLSQSSPKAFSFQQRCRGTVQNSRENRKENDRKELQMQTHQGNISFGEARYVPAENKPPRASVPGTESCKEKTENQSEGSSTLDSCPMCLIHFSGTLSQLDIDGHLARCLSESADDIMW; this comes from the exons ATGTCTCAGGAAGGAGCCGCCAAGCTGCGCCTGAAGCCCAGGAAGCCGCCGCCAGCCTGCGGCCGGGAGCCCAGCCCTGGCCGGGAGTCCCCCCGGCGGCGCCA gacagcagctgacagatgTTCCTGGTTTGAGAAAGACGACTTAAATGAGTGTGAAAAAACATGGATTTTGTTACTGAAAAACATCAGTCAAGATTTACAATGCACAAATTGGCGAACAGTGCCCAGTTTTCCAGAGTTCTTTGGAAAG AGTTCTGAGGAAGAGAGTCTACGAAAACAAGAAGTCTTTACAATTGGAACGAAAGACTTTCAGTGGGTATCATTCCCatctttttgcaaagaaaaacatctaaACCCAAAGGATCTTAGCTTCCATCAGCTAACACAGAGCCAAGCAGATAAACTGAGAAGTTTACCTTCTACAGCTGAGAAAACATGCTGTGCAACTATTACAGATCAAGCCAAAAATATGGTTGGGGAAGACACAAAAGGTATTTCAAAACTGGATGCAAGTCCTAAATCACGTACACTCACTCAACACACAAGTTCTACACACCACTTGACATTGTCGCAAAGCTCTCCAAAAGCTTTTAGCTTTCAACAGCGCTGCAGAGGGACCGTACAGAAcagcagggaaaacagaaaagaaaatgataggAAAGAGcttcaaatgcaaacacatcAAGGGAATATTTCATTTGGTGAGGCCAGATATGTGcctgcagaaaacaaacctCCTCGCGCGAGCGTACCTGGAACTGAAAGCTGCAAGGAGAAGACCGAAAATCAGAGTGAAGGATCTTCAACTCTTGACAGTTGTCCAATGTGTCTGATTCATTTTAGTGGAAC ACTGTCACAATTGGATATTGATGGCCATCTTGCTAGATGCCTGTCTGAAAGTGCAGATGATATAATGTGGTAA